In Nocardia yunnanensis, one DNA window encodes the following:
- a CDS encoding helix-turn-helix domain-containing protein, producing MAEIDEGASPTLMRRQLGRFLREAREGRGLSIANAAKEVQLSFNALQRLETGRTVNPRRQDVRELCLLYEVDDQETERAVGLASRAAAAKDDSGVTSLGGLFSDAFNMYVGMERSARRLVSYQELVPGLLQTAAYARAMIRAFYTAGSEEDIERRVQVRMDRQIVVTRKTRPLTLEVLLHESTLHRVVGGPDVMAAQLRELAEASKRPNVSLRVHPFSAGFVWGLPAVPFVLLDFGTDKKGAVIEPPIVYLDGAMSSDLYIEKREVVERYHEFAEAVRQTALDETQSRDLLRQVARRFDSDR from the coding sequence ATGGCCGAGATTGACGAGGGTGCGTCGCCGACCCTGATGAGGCGGCAGCTCGGGCGGTTCCTGCGCGAAGCGCGGGAAGGGCGAGGATTGTCGATTGCCAACGCCGCCAAGGAAGTCCAGCTCAGTTTCAACGCGCTACAGCGGCTCGAGACCGGCCGCACCGTGAATCCGCGCAGGCAGGACGTACGTGAGTTGTGCTTGCTCTACGAGGTGGACGACCAGGAGACAGAGAGGGCGGTCGGTTTGGCATCGCGGGCCGCAGCAGCGAAGGACGACAGTGGCGTGACATCCCTGGGCGGTCTCTTCTCTGATGCCTTCAATATGTATGTCGGGATGGAGCGTTCGGCCAGAAGGCTCGTGTCGTATCAGGAATTGGTGCCTGGTTTGCTACAGACCGCCGCGTATGCGCGCGCGATGATCCGAGCTTTTTACACCGCCGGTTCCGAAGAGGACATCGAGCGGCGGGTGCAGGTTCGCATGGATCGGCAAATCGTGGTCACCCGCAAGACCCGGCCGCTGACGTTGGAAGTCCTTCTGCACGAATCGACATTGCATCGGGTCGTAGGTGGGCCGGACGTCATGGCAGCCCAACTGCGCGAGCTGGCCGAAGCGAGCAAGAGACCCAATGTCTCGCTGCGGGTCCATCCATTCTCCGCAGGCTTCGTCTGGGGCCTGCCGGCCGTCCCATTTGTCTTGTTGGACTTCGGAACCGACAAGAAGGGTGCCGTCATCGAGCCGCCCATCGTCTACCTCGACGGCGCGATGAGTAGCGATCTCTACATCGAAAAGCGCGAAGTCGTCGAGCGCTACCATGAGTTCGCCGAGGCTGTCCGGCAAACAGCGCTCGACGAGACCCAGTCGCGAGACCTGCTACGGCAGGTGGCAAGGAGATTCGACAGTGACCGCTGA
- a CDS encoding GGDEF domain-containing protein has product MGNSRSLVRRWWQDPADYQGLIRTLTSASALPLVRGIVALGGAVLCAVTILTLLSSAGPSDVFGRIVFVLVATLAAAWSLRWWRPPWPSARESLVWLAAADIAITAACLLDRDRVYGTVGATLLVVTGAYICIFHCSKALAAHSAWSLLSILLLTARLKSGTPIDDTPLALAIVLIMSAATVLILPTLHFCYWLLRMDTLSDPLTGLLNRRGLHYYLPGLAAAAHSGDIVAISIDLDRFKAVNDRFGHTVGDRALVRTAAQLEAAQPDFLVARTGGEEFTLVGRIPTATASHAAESLRQAIAAITDLPVPITASVGATTLSPASLRCEYASQILDTALHRSDAAMYQAKQSGGNTVVLTTPHQSPR; this is encoded by the coding sequence ATGGGAAACAGTCGTTCGCTGGTTCGACGGTGGTGGCAGGATCCCGCCGACTATCAGGGCCTGATCCGGACTTTGACGTCCGCTTCGGCGCTGCCCCTGGTGCGGGGCATCGTCGCGCTCGGGGGTGCGGTCCTGTGCGCGGTCACGATCTTGACTCTGCTGTCGTCGGCCGGACCGTCGGATGTGTTCGGCCGGATCGTGTTCGTTCTCGTCGCGACGCTGGCCGCGGCCTGGTCCCTGCGTTGGTGGCGGCCGCCCTGGCCGTCGGCACGCGAATCACTGGTCTGGCTGGCCGCGGCGGATATCGCGATCACCGCCGCCTGCCTGCTGGATCGTGACCGCGTGTACGGCACCGTCGGCGCCACCCTGCTGGTGGTGACCGGCGCGTACATCTGCATCTTCCACTGCTCGAAAGCGCTTGCGGCGCATTCCGCCTGGTCGCTGCTGTCGATCCTGCTACTGACCGCCCGCCTCAAATCCGGCACCCCGATCGACGACACGCCTCTGGCGCTCGCGATCGTGCTCATCATGTCCGCCGCCACCGTCCTCATCCTGCCGACCCTGCACTTCTGCTACTGGCTGCTGCGCATGGACACCCTGTCGGATCCCCTCACCGGCCTGCTCAATCGGCGCGGCCTGCACTACTACCTGCCCGGACTGGCCGCCGCCGCCCACTCCGGCGACATCGTCGCCATCTCGATCGACCTCGACCGCTTCAAGGCGGTCAACGACCGCTTCGGCCACACCGTCGGCGACCGCGCCCTGGTCCGCACCGCCGCCCAACTCGAAGCCGCCCAACCCGACTTCCTGGTAGCCCGCACCGGCGGCGAGGAATTCACCCTCGTGGGCCGCATCCCCACCGCCACCGCCTCCCACGCCGCCGAATCCCTCCGCCAAGCCATCGCCGCCATCACCGACCTCCCCGTCCCCATCACCGCGAGCGTCGGCGCCACCACCCTCTCCCCCGCCTCCCTCCGCTGCGAATACGCCAGCCAAATCCTCGACACCGCCCTCCACCGCTCCGACGCCGCCATGTACCAAGCCAAACAATCCGGCGGCAACACGGTCGTCCTCACCACCCCCCACCAATCTCCCCGCTGA
- a CDS encoding DUF397 domain-containing protein: MTADPSGAHWFKSSYSESSGQCVEVAFLPNGTTAVRDSKNPTGPTLTFTHAEWSAFLSTL; the protein is encoded by the coding sequence GTGACCGCTGACCCGTCTGGTGCCCACTGGTTCAAGAGCAGCTACAGCGAATCCAGCGGCCAGTGCGTGGAAGTCGCCTTCCTCCCCAACGGCACCACCGCCGTCCGCGACTCCAAAAACCCCACCGGCCCCACCCTCACCTTCACCCATGCCGAGTGGTCCGCCTTCCTCTCCACCCTCTAA
- a CDS encoding lycopene cyclase family protein — MTDDLLICGAGPAGRALAHRALAHGLTVTLVDPKPRRRWTATYAAWADELPQWLAPQAVAVTIDRPVAWTQRRIELDRRYVVFDTAALQDSLDVSGARLLEDRVTEITRAARHTTHGLDLPSVRLASGQVLPAARVIDARGIGRSAKLAEQTAFGVITDRAQWPDTYFMDWRDDNGAAADEPRSFLYAVPLDRDRVLLEETCLAGRPALPLDTLRERLRHRLRSRGIVLTGVEPIERVRFPVHGGRATTAAFGAAGALTHPATGYSVATALRLADAVVAGDSIWPGAARAVHLLRQAGLRALLALPPADLPLFFDAFFALPVETQRAYLSGRDDLPGTTAAMTRLFLALPRRLRRRLATAVVPSPRRPGPADAA, encoded by the coding sequence GTGACCGACGATCTGCTCATCTGCGGTGCGGGCCCCGCGGGCCGTGCCCTCGCCCATCGCGCGCTCGCGCACGGGCTCACGGTCACCCTCGTCGATCCGAAGCCGCGGCGGCGCTGGACGGCCACCTACGCGGCCTGGGCCGACGAGCTGCCGCAGTGGCTCGCGCCGCAGGCCGTCGCCGTCACGATCGACCGGCCGGTCGCCTGGACGCAGCGGCGGATCGAGCTCGATCGCCGCTACGTCGTGTTCGACACTGCCGCCCTGCAAGATTCGCTGGACGTGTCCGGCGCGCGACTGCTGGAGGACCGGGTCACCGAGATCACCCGCGCCGCCCGCCACACCACGCACGGACTCGATCTGCCCTCGGTGCGGCTGGCCTCCGGGCAGGTGCTGCCCGCTGCGCGCGTCATCGACGCCCGCGGCATCGGCCGTTCCGCGAAACTGGCCGAGCAGACCGCTTTCGGGGTGATCACCGATCGCGCGCAGTGGCCGGACACCTACTTCATGGACTGGCGCGACGACAACGGCGCCGCCGCCGATGAGCCCCGGTCGTTCCTGTACGCGGTGCCCCTGGACCGAGACCGTGTCCTGCTGGAGGAGACCTGCCTGGCCGGACGACCGGCGCTGCCCCTCGACACTCTGCGTGAGCGCCTGCGGCACCGATTGCGTTCTCGCGGAATCGTTCTCACCGGCGTAGAACCGATCGAACGGGTGCGTTTCCCGGTACACGGCGGCCGCGCCACGACGGCCGCGTTCGGTGCGGCGGGTGCGCTCACCCATCCGGCCACCGGCTACAGCGTCGCGACGGCGCTGCGGCTGGCGGACGCCGTCGTCGCCGGTGACTCGATCTGGCCAGGTGCCGCGCGCGCGGTACATCTGTTGCGCCAAGCCGGATTACGCGCTCTGCTGGCCTTGCCCCCGGCCGACCTCCCGCTGTTCTTCGACGCCTTCTTCGCACTGCCCGTCGAGACGCAGCGCGCCTACCTGTCGGGCCGCGACGATCTCCCGGGCACCACCGCCGCGATGACCCGGCTCTTCCTGGCGCTACCCCGGCGACTGCGCCGCCGCCTCGCCACCGCGGTCGTCCCGTCACCACGCCGCCCGGGACCCGCCGACGCGGCATGA
- a CDS encoding endonuclease domain-containing protein: protein MGDDGWAFKGSAAVSAGERTEWGVRTGCVRIAPDTYVVKGVSLDARGRAQAALEWGGDGAVLAGCSAAVMVGARWMEDRPAEVVVPRRARPPADVLVYRDVIPEEEIIEVGGLRCTAPARTAFDLARRQRFGAAIELLDSLFHATGLTAADVEAVAACHPHTRNCRNLPRVLSYVDGGAESIPETRTRLLLQRAGFPKPTTQIRIERDGIAFARIDMGWPRWKVGVEYEGAQHWTTPAQFTHDIDRYHALSTLGWLIIRVSATHLAHPEIILPRISDALHHHGYPR, encoded by the coding sequence ATGGGGGACGACGGGTGGGCTTTCAAGGGGAGTGCGGCGGTTTCGGCGGGGGAGCGGACGGAGTGGGGTGTGCGCACCGGGTGTGTGCGGATTGCGCCCGATACCTATGTGGTGAAGGGTGTTTCGCTTGACGCTCGCGGGCGGGCGCAGGCGGCGCTCGAGTGGGGTGGGGATGGAGCCGTGCTCGCCGGGTGTTCGGCCGCGGTGATGGTGGGGGCGCGGTGGATGGAGGATCGGCCTGCGGAAGTGGTGGTGCCGCGCCGGGCTCGGCCGCCGGCGGATGTGCTCGTCTATCGGGATGTCATACCGGAGGAAGAGATCATCGAGGTGGGGGGTCTGCGGTGTACGGCGCCCGCGCGGACGGCCTTCGACCTGGCGCGCCGCCAGCGATTCGGTGCCGCGATCGAGTTGCTGGATTCCCTCTTCCACGCGACCGGGCTGACAGCGGCCGACGTGGAAGCGGTTGCCGCCTGCCATCCGCACACGCGCAACTGCCGAAACCTCCCGAGGGTGCTGTCGTACGTTGATGGCGGAGCCGAATCGATTCCCGAGACTCGAACGCGACTGCTGTTGCAGCGGGCAGGCTTTCCGAAGCCAACCACTCAAATCCGCATCGAACGCGACGGCATCGCGTTCGCCCGAATCGATATGGGTTGGCCCCGTTGGAAAGTCGGCGTCGAATACGAGGGCGCGCAGCACTGGACCACCCCCGCCCAATTCACCCACGACATCGACCGCTACCACGCCCTGTCCACCCTGGGTTGGCTCATCATCCGCGTCTCCGCCACCCACCTCGCCCACCCCGAAATCATCCTCCCCCGCATCTCCGACGCCCTCCACCACCACGGCTATCCCCGCTGA